From Chionomys nivalis chromosome 21, mChiNiv1.1, whole genome shotgun sequence, a single genomic window includes:
- the Dand5 gene encoding DAN domain family member 5 has protein sequence MLRSQLTMLLGLLSGAWLPTGSGRPGAPSAPAQAWAAANQSWTLDPLVPASALGSWKAFLGLQDKRQGTGGLQGGHRVPSGVSLPLAPQEVLQETCKTVAFIQVLSRPGCTAGRVLNHLCFGHCSSFYIPSSDPTPVVLCNSCMPAQKRWTSVGLWCGVGHAASPRRVRMSVAVVQRCQCRPKL, from the exons ATGCTTCGTAGCCAGTTAACGATGCTGCTGGGTCTTCTCAGTGGGGCGTGGCTACCCACAGGCTCAGGGAGGCCTGGGGCCCCATCCGCTCCTGCtcaggcctgggctgctgccaatcAGAGCTGGACTCTGGACCCTCTGGTACCAGCCTCTGCCCTGGGTAGCTGGAAGGCCTTCCTGGGCCTGCAAGACAAACGGCAAGGGACAGGTGGGCTGCAGGGAGGACACAGAGTGCCGTCTGGTGTGTCTTTGCCCCTGGCCCCCCAGGAAGTGCTCCAGGAGACTTGTAAGACTGTGGCCTTTATTCAG GTGCTCTCCAGGCCTGGCTGCACAGCTGGCAGGGTCCTTAATCATCTCTGTTTCGGCCACTGTTCCTCCTTCTACATCCCAAGCTCGGATCCCACCCCGGTGGTCCTCTGCAACAGCTGTATGCCAGCTCAGAAGCGCTGGACGTCGGTGGGGCTGTGGTGTGGAGTTGGCCACGCCGCCTCCCCTCGGCGAGTGAGGATGTCGGTGGCCGTGGTGCAGAGGTGCCAGTGCCGGCCGAAGCTGTGA